The Flavobacterium marginilacus genome window below encodes:
- a CDS encoding bifunctional 4-hydroxy-2-oxoglutarate aldolase/2-dehydro-3-deoxy-phosphogluconate aldolase, producing the protein MAQYTRIEVAAVMKETGLVPLFFHTDVTLAKKVLKACYDGGARLMEFTSRGDFAFEIFGELNKYAIAELPGMILGVGSITDAAAASLYMQLGANFIVTPVFREDIAIACNRRKVLWSPGCASLTEIARAEELGCEIVKLFPGEIYGPQFIKGIKGPCPWTSIMPTGGVTTAKDNLTSWFDAGAVCVGMGSQLITNEILKNQDLGLLETQVRNTLATIKEIRKK; encoded by the coding sequence ATGGCACAATATACAAGAATTGAAGTTGCAGCAGTAATGAAGGAAACAGGATTAGTTCCATTGTTTTTTCATACAGATGTAACATTAGCAAAAAAAGTACTTAAAGCATGTTATGACGGTGGCGCCCGCTTGATGGAATTTACCAGCAGAGGAGATTTTGCTTTCGAAATTTTTGGAGAACTTAACAAATATGCTATCGCGGAATTACCAGGAATGATTCTGGGAGTAGGATCAATTACTGATGCAGCAGCTGCGTCTCTTTATATGCAGCTAGGAGCAAATTTTATCGTTACTCCGGTTTTTAGAGAAGATATCGCTATTGCCTGCAACCGCAGAAAAGTATTATGGTCACCAGGCTGTGCATCACTTACTGAAATTGCAAGAGCAGAAGAATTGGGCTGCGAAATTGTAAAATTATTCCCTGGTGAAATCTACGGACCTCAATTCATAAAAGGTATAAAAGGACCTTGCCCTTGGACAAGTATCATGCCTACGGGAGGTGTTACAACCGCAAAAGACAATCTGACAAGCTGGTTTGATGCAGGTGCGGTATGTGTAGGTATGGGATCTCAGCTAATTACTAACGAAATATTGAAAAACCAAGATTTAGGTCTA